TGAATAGTAAAGGAGCGAACATGAAAGTCCAGCCAATTACAAAATTAAACAGTCCTTCAGACATCTGGAATAAAAATCAGAGAAGAATGTTAAAAACGAGATCCATGCCAATTAATAAATTTGTATTTTACAAAGTAGTTACCGGATGAAGCACTGGTGCCTCCAGTAAGTGGACACCCCCTACTCTGCCAAAGGGTGCATTGCGTAAAGTTCAATGCCAAATTTATGGTAAATGACAGATTGAAAACCGACATGGAAAGTCATATAAGGACAATACTGATATCAGTAACtgcttaatttttaaatttatatgcATCTAAAAGAAGCAGGACTAAGTTGAGACTTGAGACACAGTGGTATAAAATGAAAATTCAACATATGGAGTGCACCGAAAGGGTTCTGCTTAAGTGCTATAACAACAGAATATATTCTTAAAAGTCATGTAAAAGTGTTTGGTATGTTAGTATGTATACATTGTGAATGACACAAGCATACATATCAAAAGGATGTCGAAGTTGAAATAGAATTCTCAATTAAGCCAACCTTTAAAGAGTTAGTAATAACTATAGTAAAGGCCAAGACACAGTGATTATTCAACAATCAATGTTTCTAGTTAGGGCATGCTTCAACATTGAGAAATATAGGTGATAAAGCAGGTTTATCAATGAATAACCAAGGGGAAGTGGACCATATAAAAAAAGCCGATAGACTATGTTTTTGTTTCTGATGAGTGTCAATTATGGCACCTATTGTCAGCTAAAAAGAAGTGATGAAATTAGCATCTCTTGACAAGAGACGAATGCAGGTTTACTACAGAAATCTTTGAATTAAACCAATTCGATACAGTTAATAAGACTTCAACATACCAGCATTCAGAAGAGGCAGAATGAAGAAGAAATTGAGGGAGAGACCAATCAGATCATTGACTGTTTCTGAACTGATTGCCCACACTGGATCTCCCTGCATTACATATCAACATATTTTCAAGTAATATGGAAGTAGAAAATTCAGAATTGTTTGTTATGGAGGTATATCACCAAAGAGAAGTCCATGCCTTTGGGCAAAAAAGGAATGTTAAACCATATATACTTCTATTGTTCCTATCATGTgcaaaagttgaggaacaaaATTTAGAAGTCTAACGTGCATCACATCATCAATTATAAAGGTGATACACAACCATGGACAGGTAAATGCTACTTCTGTAGGGAGCTATGGGAAAATGAGTAACTATCAGAATGAGCTACAACAAAATCTTAATGCTTTGAGGCAATATTTAAACTTCTAAACGTATTGTTCATTTACTCCTTTAGCAACCACCCCCCAAAGAAAGAAATCTGGATCTAAACAGAGTTCTGAAGTTTGATGAGTATTAACAGAAAGGGAAATAGATTCTAATAGCATGAAATGCAGGCGCAATAGCACTGCGATACAAATGATAGTCTCCAGactatgatgtgaaatattttcagaaaattcAAGAATTTGCTTGTAAGTGAAATGTATCTCTAGTTTCCTTTTTACTTCTGGAAAATGGTAAAGTTAACTTCCAAGTATCTAATAGATATACTCCGTGGGAGACACAAACTTAAAAACTAGTGAAGAGTAGCCTCGCAATCAAATATTCAGATATACACTTAGTGAAACTATATTTTCAATTGCCTTAAAAGACAAAGTAAGTAGTATTGGAATGAAATAAGCCCGAAAAAAATGGAATGGATATAAAAGATTGATATAGTTGACCCAACTAGTTTGGCATTGAGGCGATGATTGCAATGGCGGATCTATGTTGATAGGTCTGGATGCTTCAGCACCCATTACATTTGGAGTACTACACTACTTATTTATATAGAGAAACTAATGATACACGCAAAGTTATTGTTGAACACCCATTATCTCAAATAAAAATTATGTTCGAAACCATAAATTTTCAGCTCGTTGAGATAACAATGAAACCAACACAAGATAATGTATGGTAATGAGCAACTAAGATACAAAAAGACGCTGGCTTTAATATACTCCACTGCAAAAAATACCACAACATAGGCCGTATTAGCTTCGGAGAGGCTAAAACATCCATAATAGAATGATCACCAGTACACCAACAGATGCTAAAAAGCAGCTAACGGAAGCAGCGGCGTATGCGTGTGTTGCCACGGGTTCAATTGAAACCATAACTTTCGACGTGGAGTAAAAATTTATacgtaaaaattcattaaaattgcataAATAGTAGATAttaacccataactttaaaaatataatgagtttatCCTGAAATCTTCAAAAGTTGAATGCATAGTATTTAAATCGTGGATACACCTCTGAACGAAATGTGTTAATTTGAGTGCTCATATGAAGAGTCCAGTATTGCAACTAGGCTATATCAAACTATTTAAATTTCAGTGTCTGATTTCAGATTTTTCAAATAGTTACAATCTCTTATAACTagaaatacaataaaatttaGTAAAACTCAGTGAttcaagaagaaagaaaaggatTTAAAGACAGAGGAAGTAGTACATTACAGGTGCATAGGGAAgtaagaagagccacaacacgtACACGCCTTCCGCACTCCACAATATAGCCTGAGTcaatttccttattttctcaTCCCTTTCTAGAATTGAATCCATTCCTCCACCGCCACCGCCACCGCCACCGCCACCGCCACCGCCACCAGCTCCGGTGGTAAAAAGGGTTTTCCGGCGAGCTCTATTGCAAATACAAAGCCTTCCTAGTTGAAGCCTTTTCACTATGGGCTTCAACCCAAAGTGTGCACTAGTCTTGGAACTTTTCGTATTGTGGCCAAATGCCAAGTCAGTTCGTCTTCCATGGCTGACTAATTGATGGCCAAATGCCAAGTTAGCTTTGGTGCATAACACTGTTGCCGGCAACATTGCCGGAGAATGGCTTAGTTGAAAGTTCTCTCCTTGTCCAATCAACCAAACGGGCCCTTAAAAGGACGTGGTTTATCACCCCAAACGtcgttttttttccttttcttttttatgaaAGGAATACGacgctttttaattttaattaatttttgctttgttttaaGAATTTTCTTGGAAAGTAATTTTCGggaaaattaaattttaatttcattGACCTGCTCtagtttgaaagaaaaatagtgTTTCCCTGCCCCTCGGTGGATAAGTCATTTTAACAGCCGTAAGTGTTTATCGCGtcaatcaattaaaatttatataaaagaacAAGTTATGTAAAATTATAATGGATATTAAAGTAGATGCAAATAAAGAATATTAAAAGTAAGAATGCATGTATATTATTGTGGGAAAAAATAcatgtaaattattaaaatattaatcaTAAGAGTAAAATATTGTACGTACATTTAAtgttagataaaaaaaatatataataacaatattttggagagtaaagtttgaaagaaaaatagtgTTTCCCTGCCCCTCGGTGGATAAGTCATTTTAACAGCCGTAAGTGTTTATCGCGtcaatcaattaaaatttatataaaagaacAAGTTATGTAAAATTATAATGGATATTAAAGTAGATGCAAATAAAGAATATTAAAAGTAAGAATGCATGTATATTATTGTGGGAAAAAATAcatgtaaattattaaaatattaatcaTAAGAGTAAAATATTGTACGTACATTTAAtgttagataaaaaaaatatataataacaaTATTTTGGAGAGTAAAGTTTTATGTCAAATATGCGAAAGAAAATTTGTTGGTGATGTatagttctaaatattaggagtttctatatagttaaaataattaaaaaaaattaataattaaaattttatttgattttaaaattttaaataatagaAGATTAATTAAATTATAACTTTTTCTaatataaaagttattttaaagaataaaaaatacGAATAAAATTTTACTAAGGagcttcatgcttttaatatagtatcgATAGATGCAAAGTATGTGTGTTGCATCTTATTGTACGTTCGTTGGGTGTTACCTCGTATTAATGAGAATAATTTTTAAAAACGACATAAGCATTATTCAAAAGATGCGTTTACGTTATAATATAagaattaacaaaaaatataagttttaaatgaTAATTGTGTTAACAATGTTTAGGAATTTGATTTATTCTAGTAGTTCTTCCTTTAATTTGTTCAAATACTTGCTCCATTATACAAAAATATCATAGGAATAATATTTGATTGAAATGTGAAAATATATTTTGTGCCTACCCGTTTTAAAAAGTTTTAGAACTATAATAATTAAAACTCTTAAACCTAAAAATGATGTTCGAAACTAAAAATAAGATTTCAAGGCATTTGGCCTACGTGCCTTAGCCTAATATGAATTTGTAATATATGGtttttaagcttctaaaacatgATTTTCTTATACAAATAAGGTATAGTACATAATTAGAATAGGaaaaaatttaatacataaaatttaattaattttgacgTCCTAAATATTTAAGAAATAATTAAGGtcctaaatatttaaaaaataattaaatgactattttgttcaTTGCAAATTTTTTGACACTTCCTAAAGTAAAACTATGCAAGTTTTGatgataaaaataatagaataGTAAAGCTTCTTTTATAGAAGCATTACATATATAATTGAAGCAGGAAAAAATTTATGTAAGGTAAAAATAAAGACTCCTAAAACGAAAAGGAGTTCAAAGTGCTTATTTTTCACTCCTTCCGTTCACTTTTTCTtggcatgtatactaaaaatagatttttatttttacttgtcactttacgcatattaagagaagacaaaaaaaaaattttgttATACCCAtattatttattactcatttcaaatcattttttcaaattcaataaaatatgcatcaattaatatgggtatcatggtaaattatgcacttcatttattatttcttaaggggcgtggAAAGTCAAAACGTACCAAGTAAAAGTAAACGGAAGGAGTGCCTAATAACTTATAAAAAACTTAATCTAAACCTAAAATGAGTACAAAGTGGTTGAAAATTTTCTAGTATAAAACGAAAGTGCTTGAAATTTAATTgagtcaaaattttattttaaaagcctCCTAAAACTAAAAGGAGTTACAAAGTGGTCGAAAACTTTCCTAAGATAAAATGTGTTTGAAATTTAATACTTCTAAATTTAAGCGGACGTAGAAAGTGAAAAATCATCCTAAATCTAAAACTAAATGGAGTTTGAAAGTgaagataattttcttaaaagATCATCTTAAACATATAAGGAGTACAAAGTTTCAGAAATTTTCCTAGTGGTAATTGAAAGATCATGAAATTTAATACTACTAAATCTACATGGATTTGAAAAGGCACGACTTGTAGAATTAGAAGGAATAGATAATTAAAGTCCTAAATAGtaggagaataattaaatgagtattcctaaatattaggaaatttattaaataaatatttttaattattagagAAATAAATATAAGTAGTTTATAAAAGGAGATTTAGTGCATATAATATCattatataaagagataaatattttaaacaaggaaagatttaataatcaaaattttagCTAATTTTAAAGTTTATAAAATTAGGAAATAACTAAATTACTATTTAAAGTATATTTTTAAGGGTTTGAAAAAGAACGAAACTTTCCAACTGAGGGGATTGAAAATCATACGAAACTCTGTTAGTGAAGGAATTGAAAAGAACTAAACTTTCCTAATGAAGGAAttggaaaattaaattaatttcctaaGATAAGCTTTCCTAGTGTGAATCGAACGTGATTAAACTcctaaaatagaaggaaattcaAATATTAAAgctctaaatattaaaaaaataattaattgactattcctaaatattaaaaaattaactaaataagtatttctaaatattaggaaaatagtcaaatgactattttgttcagtgtgaactctatttttaaagggcaaaaaaggcgaacaacatttcgctaagggccttcgtgcttttaatataatatatatgtttGGCCAACcttttttttgggccaaaagtgcttcttcttctttcttttttttattaaaactgcttttggccaaaaattgaggtgttttgCCAAGCTTTTAGAAtgaaaaattttttttttgaggagaagcagaagcagattTTGAGAAGCGAAAAAATGTAGCACTTTTCCTAAGAATCACTTTTTAGAAAAATACACGTAGAAGCAATTTTCAAAAGTTTGACGAAACACTAAAAGGAATACAAACtcattctcaccaaaagtacttttttgaaaagcacttttgaaaaaagcactaCTCAAAATACGCAGATTTTAGATATTTGGCCAAACACGCTATAAGTAATGTTTGATTCACCGGAGAAACGATGAGTTATACGGTATAAAAGTTTATAATTTTATCCTTATTTTGTGTAAATataagattgtactgaaaatgttcttgtatataattgtatacggtaaaaaccgGTTAGTCTTTCGTACGAACTGGTCGAAATAGTAATGCATTAGATCAGAGAAGCGTCTTCATAATACCAGGTTGAGGTCCGAAGTCAGGTCACCAAGCTTCGAGTAATagggaccgatcaatgtcgagctctATATTATTTTCGAGCTCGAATCCAagtcgaactatgatgcaaagtgaaGTTATCAAGCTTATAaggcagagaccgaccaacactgaccccgaatcaatacaaggatccgagtcagaatcgagctcgagtcaagatcgaaaGCTCGAGTCGATAccaagctcgagtcaatatcgagctcatagacaagagccgttgcaatcccactagaggagagaatcctggcaggaattatggaaaagctgatttatcatgggtctcccactatgtatttttaattatatctaaagtaggatccctccactataaagggAATGGTTATTATCTTTGTAAGGACCAAGATTTTTGCTTACATTATAATTCAAATACCATAcactcctatattgaagagttattctttttagtttcatagattgattcatcttgcttagtccttaaatcatcttctttccaaccttatttatttttcattctttacaatctgtatttgatattttctatttatccttacgatttatgttaagttataccacatacccttagaactacgtacaaattcaactctatccgtttctTGGGTAAactgtttggcgcccaccgtggggctaaggataacaatgGCTATTTAACATGAATCTCTGAAATACTGGCCATTTCACGCTTATTTTGAAGCATCTCTGATTTCATATTAGCAACAGCAAACTCCTGATCAATGGCCTTGCCTATCGACAatgaagctggccttcaagatgagaacaataacTTGGCGCCCGGTGGCGAAAGGCCGCTCGTCAACGCCGTTGGAGCTCGAGTTGAAGTACCATTGGACGttaactcacatgtggccatcgaggcAGGCCaacattctgaacctgaaaatagcattcatggtggtactcgatctgcagctcgagatacccataacgtttAAGAAAACAGAGTCAGCTTgcatatgattttcgaaatgttgcaagctcaacagatagcaatagctcagttgcagagtcaaacccaGATACCGAGTAGGCCGGAGTCCAATCCACCCTAGGAAGTCACTCACAAAACGAAACCAGCTGTAGTGAGGCCAAATGATCAAGAATTGGGGACTAATCCCAAAATTATTGAGATGTTCGAGAAATTGACAGAACGAATAGAATCAGGAGAAAAGGGGATCGAAGAAAACAACCaaaaggtggaaacatacaactcaAGGGTTgttcagatcccgggggcacccccgatattgaaaggcttagattccaaaaaattcgtacatAAGCCTTTCCTCCCGAGTGCGACCCCTAAACCAATCCCAAAGATgtttcgcatgcccgaaattcctaaatataatggtacaaccgaccccaacgaacatgtcacctcttacacatgtgccattaaaggaaacgatctagaagatgatgagatcgaatctgtattattgaaaatattcggtgaaaccctgtcaaagggagcaatgatatggtatcataatttaccgtctaattctattgattattttgctatgcttgtagattgtttcgtaaaagcacatgcagGGGCAATAAAAGTCGATACCCGGAAGTCGgacctattcaaggtaagacaataggataacgagatgctaagagaatttgtatctcgattccaaatggaacaaatggatctaccaccagtcacaggcgattgggctgttcaagctttcactcaaggtctaaacgaacgaagctcgatggcttcacggcggCTGAAGCATAACCTAATCAAATACCCAGCTATTACGTGGGCTGATatgcacaatcggtatcaatctaAAATAAGGGTCAAAGATGACCAGTTGGGTTCCGGGTCCAGTTTTTAAAGGGATACCGATTGAGAACCAAGGTCAAGCAAGGATCGATACCGGCCGTACAACGGAGATCGTCGGGGTAGCGAACTTTCACGTAACCCCGTATGAGGCAAAAAGAGAAATGATCGAAGCCAAGGGTCTCGGGGACTGATGAACAGAAATGGGTTCGATAGGCAcaccggacctaaggaagcaccgcgactatcagagtataacttcggcatcgatgcatccgccattGTGTCGGCTATCGACATCAaggacactaaatggcctcgacccatgcagaccgaccatgtccaaaggaatcccaatcaaatgtatgaatatcatggcacccatgggcatagaacggaagattgcaggcaactaagagagaaagtagcccggttattcaataaagggcacattcgagaatttttaagagacagagccaaaaaccatttcaaaaatagggattttGGTAAACAAAACGAACAGGAAGAACTAcagcacgtcatccacatgatcatcggtggtgtcgatacccctcaggggcCGGTACTTAAACACACTAAGATATTAATTATGAGAGAAAAACGATCTCGAACTTGGGATTACGCGCCCATAAGAACCTTGTCATTTAAtaatgaagatgcagaaggagtcatgcaacctcactacgatgcactggtaatatccgtacttatgaataaaactaaagttaagcgtgtgttaattgatccatgtagctcggccaacattattagatcgaaggttgtagaatagctcggtctacaagaccaggtcgtacccgcaaccctgattctaaacggattcaatatggaatgtgaaactaccaaaggcgagataattctgccgataaacgtggccggaactaTCCAGGAAATGATGTTCTACGTAATAgaaggtgatatgagatacaatgcccttTTTGGAAGGTCGTGGATCCACAAaatgagagctgtaccttcgacctTCCACCAGGTTCTAAATTCTCAACATCGGAGGGAATCAAAATAGTATACGGGGAACAACCAGCCGCAAGGGAAATTTTTGCCGTCGAAGAAGCAATTCTGATATCCTCGCCTTCATCGACAAAGGGGTCGGGCTCGAAAGAGGAACGtaatgccaaatagcaatcatagaCGTCAGCTTCGAACCAACTAGAAGATCAGAAGATTGACGAAGGTGATGAGAAAGGGATCCCAATATTCTTCGTGGTCCTTGATGATTCTGATGCTAcccaatcaacggtcgaagaactaGAACAAGTCGTACTAATCAAATatctgcccgaacgaaaggtatacctgggaatgggattaaccctcgaactcaggaaaaagcttattcgatttcttattgataatatagATTGTtctgcttggtcccatttagacataacagggatcccaccggatataacgACGAATCGGCTAAgtctggaccctaggttcaaaccagT
The nucleotide sequence above comes from Nicotiana tabacum cultivar K326 chromosome 12, ASM71507v2, whole genome shotgun sequence. Encoded proteins:
- the LOC107783694 gene encoding uncharacterized protein LOC107783694, producing MLPATVLCTKANLAFGHQLVSHGRRTDLAFGHNTKSSKTSAHFGLKPIVKRLQLGRLCICNRARRKTLFTTGAGGGGGGGGGGGGGGGMDSILERDEKIRKLTQAILWSAEGVYVLWLFLLPYAPGDPVWAISSETVNDLIGLSLNFFFILPLLNAGGVHLLEAPVLHPMSEGLFNFVIGWTFMFAPLLFSDRKRDRYKGSLDLLWGLQMFLTNTFLIPYMAIRLNKIDSEYPPRATSQLGSIMTRGAPIVGLIGGAACLLSTFWAIFGRGDGDFGSISDRWEFLLGYLSSERLAYAFIWDICLYSIFQPWLIGDNLQNIQEDKVGLVRYLSYVPVVGLVAYCLCLDTQEEY